One window of Stenotrophomonas indicatrix genomic DNA carries:
- the fusA gene encoding elongation factor G, translated as MNTHTLSRLRNLGIIAHIDAGKTTLTERLLWKTGEIHRVGEVHDGNATTDFSAIERERGITIGAAAVHAQWAPRDLPLHQLTLIDTPGHIDFAIEVERSLRVLDGAVAVFSAVDGVQPQSETVWRQARRHGVPLIAFVNKMDRIGASFDRVLEQLQEKLRARPWALGVPLGSEGDFHGWVDLVDGRVLHWQDGGAATVTAWSDAERAQWQPQRNALVEAVADHDDVLATAWLEGRDIDAAMLRAAIRRATLAGAGVPVLAGAAFKDKGIETLLDAVVDYLPSPLDRPAVTAEGEGGDVLLPPDPDGPLAGLLFKITHQQHGALSFVRLYSGTLKVGDNVASSQHPQGRRISRLVRVQADQTQDIGQAMAGDIVAVLGWKDAVSGETLSGRGQPLLLESIQAQAPVLAWRLEPARAADLIRLAQGLASLAQEDPSFRVETDRDTGETLAWGMGELHLEVMVERLRSEWKLDIGIGAPRVAYQETPQRAVEGVVGRLVKQTGGQGQFAHVVLDVVPRDDGEVVFNDRIVGGVVPRNFIAAVEKGVRAALSEGPQGHPVVGIEVSLVDGQTHAKDSSEMAFHRAGSEGIKAALAASGTQLLEPVMAVTVHSPSASVGDVVGDLNRRHGRVARIDDQDGRAEVSGFAPLAQLVGYTTSLRSLSQGRASSESHLHGYEPVRAS; from the coding sequence ATGAACACCCATACTCTGTCGCGTCTTCGCAACCTCGGCATCATTGCCCACATCGACGCTGGCAAAACCACGCTTACCGAACGCCTTCTGTGGAAGACCGGCGAAATCCACCGCGTCGGTGAAGTGCACGACGGCAACGCGACCACCGACTTCTCGGCGATCGAACGCGAGCGCGGCATCACCATCGGCGCCGCTGCCGTGCACGCGCAATGGGCGCCGCGCGATCTGCCGCTGCATCAGCTGACCCTGATCGACACACCCGGCCACATCGACTTCGCCATCGAAGTCGAGCGCTCGCTGCGCGTGCTCGACGGTGCCGTGGCCGTGTTCTCGGCCGTGGACGGCGTACAGCCGCAATCGGAAACCGTGTGGCGCCAGGCGCGCCGGCATGGCGTGCCGTTGATTGCGTTCGTCAACAAGATGGATCGCATCGGCGCTTCGTTCGATCGCGTGCTGGAGCAGCTTCAGGAGAAGCTGCGGGCGCGCCCTTGGGCGCTGGGCGTACCTTTGGGCAGCGAAGGTGACTTCCATGGCTGGGTCGACCTGGTCGATGGCCGCGTGCTGCACTGGCAGGACGGAGGCGCAGCGACGGTGACGGCATGGAGCGACGCCGAGCGCGCGCAATGGCAGCCGCAGCGCAATGCGCTGGTCGAAGCCGTGGCCGACCATGACGATGTGCTGGCAACGGCATGGCTGGAAGGCCGTGACATCGACGCGGCGATGCTGCGCGCAGCGATCCGTCGCGCGACGCTGGCGGGCGCGGGCGTGCCGGTACTGGCCGGCGCTGCGTTCAAGGACAAGGGCATCGAAACGCTGCTGGATGCGGTGGTCGATTACCTGCCGTCGCCGCTGGATCGTCCTGCGGTCACTGCTGAAGGCGAGGGCGGCGACGTCCTGCTGCCGCCGGACCCGGACGGCCCGTTGGCGGGCCTGCTGTTCAAGATCACCCACCAGCAGCACGGCGCGTTGAGCTTCGTGCGGCTGTACTCGGGCACCTTGAAGGTGGGCGACAACGTGGCCAGCTCGCAGCACCCGCAAGGGCGTCGCATCAGCCGGCTGGTGCGTGTGCAGGCCGACCAGACCCAGGACATCGGGCAGGCCATGGCCGGCGACATCGTGGCGGTGCTGGGCTGGAAGGATGCGGTCAGCGGTGAAACGCTGAGCGGGCGAGGGCAGCCGTTGCTTCTGGAGAGCATCCAGGCGCAGGCCCCGGTGCTGGCATGGCGGTTGGAGCCGGCCCGTGCGGCTGATCTGATCCGGTTGGCGCAAGGTCTGGCCAGCCTGGCCCAGGAAGATCCCTCGTTCCGGGTGGAAACCGATCGCGACACGGGTGAAACCCTGGCCTGGGGCATGGGCGAGCTGCACCTGGAAGTGATGGTCGAACGCCTGCGCAGCGAATGGAAGCTGGACATCGGCATTGGCGCGCCGCGCGTGGCTTACCAGGAGACGCCGCAGCGTGCCGTTGAAGGTGTTGTGGGCCGGTTGGTCAAGCAGACCGGTGGTCAGGGCCAGTTCGCGCACGTGGTGCTGGATGTGGTGCCGCGCGACGACGGCGAGGTCGTGTTCAATGACCGCATCGTTGGCGGCGTGGTGCCGCGCAACTTCATCGCTGCGGTGGAGAAGGGCGTTCGTGCCGCGCTGTCGGAAGGCCCGCAGGGTCATCCGGTGGTCGGCATCGAGGTCAGCCTGGTGGATGGTCAGACCCACGCGAAGGACTCGTCGGAGATGGCGTTCCATCGGGCGGGCAGCGAGGGCATCAAGGCCGCGCTGGCGGCCAGCGGCACGCAGTTGCTGGAGCCGGTGATGGCGGTGACGGTGCATTCGCCGTCCGCCTCGGTGGGTGACGTGGTGGGCGATCTGAATCGTCGCCATGGCCGCGTCGCCCGCATTGACGACCAGGACGGTCGCGCCGAAGTCAGTGGTTTCGCGCCGCTGGCGCAGCTGGTCGGTTACACGACCTCGCTGCGTTCGCTGAGCCAGGGACGCGCCAGCAGCGAATCGCACCTGCATGGCTACGAGCCGGTGCGTGCATCGTAA
- a CDS encoding SapC family protein: MTTTSDTTTEAAPSSAPLFYTRPVPLQADLHADLRILPGKLEFAASSNSIPLVLGEFSLALHHFPILFAGPSAVPMAAVGVTTDNLFITDGLWDDETYIPAYLRRHPFIFIDTGADNDFLLGIDEESPRIVRGGEEGQPLFVDGKATDMVQQALEFCGQFTREHEQTQAFSKALVDNGLLVERNATVRLPDGREFNLNGFFVVDVEKFIALPDATVIEWHRNGWLALIHQHLMSLGRFNDLTRRQAGRNAA, from the coding sequence ATGACCACCACCAGCGACACCACCACCGAAGCTGCGCCGAGCAGCGCGCCCCTGTTCTACACCCGTCCGGTGCCGCTGCAGGCAGACCTGCACGCCGATCTGCGCATCCTGCCGGGCAAGCTCGAGTTCGCTGCCAGCAGCAACTCCATCCCGCTGGTGCTGGGCGAGTTCTCGCTGGCGCTGCACCACTTCCCGATCCTGTTCGCAGGCCCGAGCGCGGTGCCGATGGCCGCCGTGGGTGTAACCACCGACAATCTGTTCATCACCGATGGCCTGTGGGACGACGAGACCTACATCCCGGCCTACCTGCGCCGCCACCCCTTCATCTTCATCGACACCGGCGCGGACAATGACTTCCTGCTCGGCATCGACGAAGAGAGTCCGCGCATCGTCCGTGGCGGCGAAGAAGGCCAGCCGCTGTTTGTCGATGGCAAGGCCACCGACATGGTGCAGCAGGCGCTTGAGTTCTGCGGCCAGTTCACCCGCGAGCACGAACAGACCCAGGCATTCTCCAAGGCACTGGTCGACAACGGCCTGCTGGTCGAGCGCAATGCAACCGTGCGCCTGCCCGATGGTCGCGAGTTCAACCTCAACGGCTTCTTCGTCGTCGATGTCGAGAAGTTCATTGCGCTGCCGGATGCGACCGTCATCGAATGGCACCGCAACGGCTGGTTGGCGCTGATCCACCAGCACCTGATGTCGCTGGGTCGCTTCAACGACCTGACCCGCCGCCAGGCAGGCCGCAACGCCGCCTGA
- a CDS encoding ATP-binding protein — protein sequence MTALFKRVRNCLLLALLTLLPCTSAGDIRHGEWAAGREVRVAAGPTLHPAPEDAADPEVLQTLAHGYAALVARHSGLTFIEVPFPSTLAAMAAVCEGRADLVLAMGADDGAHLPCPSLAPSRSFHGGASVLAGRIGERLPRRFADLGTLRIAAVEGGPYPAWLAQHHPAVPVLPHPSMRAALAAVDAGIADAAIGLESTAGAIARRHFSHSLRLQTVDADFSTQLHLLARREDQALLDRIEVALDDITIEEHAQLLQRWARQTLPAALGQKVREGLDGTALWLLPAAALLLAFPLLAARRLRQQQGLDQKQVQMTGMISHEVRNSAQAVMASIDLLGQAPLPAGQRELVAAAATASQTLRGLLNRTLDFSRLASGTFRPKQVPCNVPAICTQALQAITPLAQKKALSLQLRAPQMPFPMMATDPDCLRQLLDNLLGNAVKFTDVGGVELRLQLDAPTKNASLLIEVIDSGIGIAPAQMSTLFEPFRQADAGRQRGGSGLGLSICRTLAEAMAGTLDVHSVHGRGSRFILRLPMRQVQEDAPATTTASALPRLAGMRILLAEDHALTRQVIAAQLRRWGATVQEAANAEDALAAQGQAPCPLVMLDIGLPGMDGYALARQLRLHEAEGAPRARLIALSAFTGDDHTLRCQVAGIDAVLLKPLQADALLQALGQPVPGRAVESTARELVAAYEEDIDRELQCLHEAIARCDAAQLRHHAHRLQGVLQMLNAGGMDARAGELWELGDRVPPLWGDARQLLAELRTWRGSRGSRAAPAP from the coding sequence GTGACCGCGCTGTTCAAGCGCGTCCGCAATTGCCTGCTGCTGGCGCTGCTCACGCTGCTTCCCTGCACGTCCGCCGGCGACATCCGGCACGGAGAATGGGCGGCTGGACGCGAGGTCCGGGTGGCTGCGGGCCCCACGCTGCATCCCGCCCCCGAAGATGCTGCCGACCCCGAGGTGCTGCAGACGCTGGCGCATGGCTATGCCGCGCTCGTTGCCCGCCATTCCGGCCTGACCTTCATCGAAGTTCCTTTTCCCAGCACCCTCGCCGCGATGGCCGCCGTCTGTGAGGGACGGGCCGATCTTGTGCTGGCGATGGGTGCTGACGATGGGGCGCACCTGCCCTGCCCCAGCCTGGCGCCATCGCGCAGCTTTCATGGCGGCGCGAGCGTGCTCGCCGGCCGCATCGGTGAGCGTTTGCCGCGGCGGTTTGCCGATCTCGGTACGTTGCGCATCGCTGCTGTTGAAGGAGGCCCCTACCCAGCGTGGCTGGCACAGCACCACCCTGCAGTGCCTGTACTGCCGCACCCCAGCATGCGGGCGGCATTGGCTGCCGTGGATGCCGGCATTGCCGACGCTGCGATCGGCCTGGAATCCACTGCAGGTGCGATAGCACGGCGTCACTTCTCCCACAGTCTGCGGCTACAGACAGTTGATGCCGATTTTTCGACACAGCTGCATCTGCTCGCCCGGCGCGAAGACCAGGCGCTGCTTGATCGTATCGAGGTGGCACTGGATGACATCACCATCGAAGAGCATGCCCAACTGCTGCAGCGCTGGGCCCGGCAGACGCTGCCGGCCGCGCTCGGCCAGAAGGTGCGCGAAGGCCTCGATGGCACCGCGCTCTGGCTGTTGCCAGCCGCAGCCCTGCTGCTGGCATTCCCGTTGCTGGCTGCACGCAGGCTGCGCCAGCAGCAGGGTCTTGATCAGAAGCAGGTGCAGATGACGGGCATGATCAGCCATGAGGTGCGCAATTCCGCCCAGGCCGTCATGGCGTCGATCGACCTGCTGGGCCAAGCGCCACTGCCAGCCGGGCAGCGCGAGCTGGTGGCCGCTGCGGCCACTGCCAGCCAGACATTGCGCGGATTGCTCAACCGCACGCTGGACTTCTCTCGCCTGGCCAGCGGCACTTTCCGGCCAAAGCAGGTGCCCTGCAACGTCCCTGCGATCTGTACGCAGGCGCTGCAGGCCATTACGCCCCTAGCGCAGAAGAAGGCGCTGAGCTTGCAGCTCCGCGCACCGCAGATGCCGTTCCCGATGATGGCAACGGACCCGGACTGCCTGCGCCAGCTGCTCGACAACCTGCTCGGCAATGCCGTCAAGTTCACCGACGTAGGCGGCGTTGAACTGCGCCTGCAGCTGGATGCGCCCACGAAGAACGCATCACTGTTGATAGAGGTCATCGACAGCGGCATCGGCATCGCGCCAGCGCAGATGAGCACCCTGTTCGAGCCCTTCCGGCAGGCCGATGCAGGCAGGCAGCGCGGCGGCAGCGGCTTGGGACTTTCCATCTGTCGCACGCTGGCCGAAGCCATGGCCGGCACCCTGGATGTCCATAGCGTACATGGCCGTGGCAGCCGCTTCATTCTTCGCCTGCCCATGCGGCAGGTGCAGGAAGATGCGCCTGCCACTACCACTGCGTCCGCCCTGCCCCGGCTGGCCGGTATGCGCATCCTGCTGGCGGAGGATCACGCGCTGACCCGACAGGTCATTGCCGCCCAGTTGCGGCGCTGGGGCGCGACGGTGCAGGAGGCTGCCAATGCCGAAGATGCCTTGGCAGCCCAGGGGCAGGCGCCCTGCCCGCTGGTGATGCTGGACATCGGTCTGCCGGGAATGGATGGCTACGCGCTGGCCCGGCAATTGCGGTTGCATGAGGCAGAAGGCGCGCCGCGCGCCCGGCTGATCGCGCTTTCCGCCTTCACTGGCGACGACCACACGCTGCGCTGCCAGGTTGCCGGCATCGACGCGGTGTTGCTCAAGCCGTTGCAGGCCGACGCGCTGCTGCAGGCGCTGGGCCAGCCTGTGCCCGGCCGTGCCGTCGAGAGCACTGCCCGCGAACTGGTGGCCGCCTACGAAGAAGATATCGATCGCGAGCTGCAATGCCTGCATGAAGCGATCGCTCGTTGCGATGCCGCGCAGCTGCGCCATCATGCGCATCGCCTGCAGGGCGTGCTGCAGATGCTCAACGCGGGCGGCATGGATGCACGCGCCGGCGAACTATGGGAGCTGGGCGATCGCGTGCCGCCCCTCTGGGGCGATGCGCGCCAGCTACTGGCCGAGCTGCGAACGTGGCGCGGCTCCCGGGGCTCGAGAGCCGCGCCGGCGCCCTGA
- a CDS encoding response regulator, producing MLDATAAPEWAPRHSALTTLLRMNGFPAPRRLRLALLDDHDVVRRGTAFHLGNDSRFEIVASHSDSQAFVLALQQCHADVAIIDITLAPGDISGAELVQHLRQALPRVTLLGFAGQNSVAIINHLLDAGISGFVGKSEPLAELSEAVVRVSQGLCRIPPSCKLLTPCDALSRNEREVIRLVLDGLTVSEIALHRHRSVKTVSTQKIAALRKLGLRNDAEIFAMRQQLEAL from the coding sequence ATGCTCGACGCGACAGCAGCGCCAGAATGGGCACCACGCCACTCGGCGCTGACAACACTGCTGCGCATGAACGGATTCCCTGCACCGCGCCGGCTTCGCCTGGCGCTGCTCGATGACCATGACGTCGTCCGCCGCGGCACGGCCTTTCATCTCGGCAACGACAGCCGCTTCGAGATCGTCGCCAGCCACAGTGACAGCCAGGCCTTCGTGCTGGCCCTGCAGCAATGCCACGCGGATGTGGCCATCATCGATATCACCCTGGCGCCGGGTGATATCAGCGGCGCCGAGCTCGTCCAGCATCTGCGACAGGCGTTGCCGCGGGTAACGCTGCTTGGCTTCGCCGGGCAGAACTCGGTGGCGATCATCAACCACCTGCTGGATGCGGGAATCAGCGGCTTTGTCGGCAAATCCGAGCCTTTGGCTGAACTCTCCGAGGCGGTTGTGCGCGTCTCGCAAGGGCTTTGCCGGATACCGCCTTCGTGCAAGTTGCTGACGCCCTGCGATGCCCTGAGCCGTAATGAGCGCGAGGTCATTCGATTGGTTCTGGACGGGCTGACCGTCTCGGAAATTGCCCTGCACCGGCATCGCAGCGTGAAGACCGTCAGCACGCAGAAGATTGCCGCGCTGCGCAAGCTGGGGCTGCGCAACGACGCGGAGATCTTCGCCATGCGGCAGCAGCTGGAGGCCCTGTGA
- a CDS encoding excinuclease ABC subunit A, whose amino-acid sequence MSNNPFGESSCAAAASGCVEVRGAREHNLKNVDVSIPRNALVVFSGVSGSGKSSLAFGTVFAEAQRRYFESVAPYARRLIDQAGVPDVDAIDGLPPAVALQQQRGASNARSSVGSVTTLSSLVRMMYSRAGAYPANQPMLYAEDFSPNTPQGACSTCHGLGHVYEVTEALMVPDPSLSIRERAIASWPPAWHGQNLRDILVTLGYDIDIPWKKLPKKDREWILFTEETPTVPVYAGFTPAETRAALKRKLEPSYMGTYTGARRYVLHTFANTQSALMRKRVSRYMEGKLCPACHGKRLKPEALSVTFAGVDIGEFMRLPLDQLADLLGPIAQGDFSAHSRGARTSGSATKRDRTQRAASGRPVHAGAPDVRLTSALSEEKRLAAQRLAGGVMTRVHQLRGLGLGYLSLDRATPTLSAGELQRLRLATQLSSLLFGVLYVLDEPSAGLHPADSQALYDALDRLRDGGNSVFVVEHDLELMRRAQWLVDVGPEAGEHGGRVLYSGEPDGLRKVQESRTARYLFDQVPAAASRQRSASNWLELKGIHRHNLQGVDAQVPLGLLTAVTGISGSGKSSLMAQALPELVLLHLGHEPEDNSAESAPTDAPTVIEATRGRLAGNVDAIQRVVQVDQKPIGRTPRSNLATYTGLFDHVRKLFAATPAARRRRFDAGRFSFNVAKGRCETCEGEGFVSVELLFMPSVYAPCPTCHGARYNEATLAVLWNDRNIAEVLQMTVEQAHAFFIEEEAIARPLQLLQEIGLGYLRLGQPATELSGGEAQRIKLATELQRSQRGRTLYVLDEPTTGLHASDADRLLVQLQRLVDAGNTVVMIEHDMRAVMQADWVIDVGPGAGAAGGTIVAKGTPQQVARAKGSRTAPFLARELRQGG is encoded by the coding sequence ATGTCCAACAACCCTTTCGGTGAATCCTCATGCGCTGCCGCAGCCAGCGGTTGCGTGGAGGTGCGCGGCGCGCGCGAGCACAACCTCAAGAATGTCGATGTCTCCATTCCGCGCAATGCACTGGTGGTGTTCTCCGGGGTGTCGGGGTCGGGCAAGTCGTCGTTGGCCTTCGGTACCGTCTTCGCTGAGGCGCAGCGGCGCTACTTCGAATCCGTAGCGCCATACGCGCGGCGCCTGATCGACCAGGCGGGCGTACCCGATGTGGATGCCATCGACGGGCTGCCGCCAGCGGTGGCCCTGCAGCAGCAGCGCGGTGCCAGCAATGCACGTTCCTCGGTGGGCAGCGTGACCACGCTGTCCAGCTTGGTGCGCATGATGTACTCGCGCGCCGGGGCGTACCCGGCCAACCAGCCCATGCTGTACGCCGAGGACTTCTCGCCCAATACGCCGCAGGGCGCCTGCAGCACCTGCCATGGCCTGGGGCATGTGTACGAGGTGACCGAAGCGCTGATGGTTCCGGACCCGTCGCTGAGCATCCGTGAACGTGCCATCGCCTCGTGGCCGCCGGCATGGCATGGCCAGAACCTGCGCGACATCCTGGTCACGCTGGGCTACGACATCGACATACCGTGGAAGAAGCTGCCGAAGAAGGACAGGGAGTGGATCCTGTTTACCGAGGAAACGCCAACCGTGCCGGTCTATGCCGGCTTCACGCCCGCAGAGACTCGCGCCGCACTGAAGCGCAAGCTGGAACCCAGCTACATGGGTACCTATACCGGTGCGCGCCGCTACGTGCTGCACACCTTTGCCAACACCCAGAGCGCGCTGATGCGCAAGCGCGTTTCCCGCTACATGGAAGGCAAGCTGTGCCCCGCCTGCCACGGAAAGCGCCTGAAGCCGGAGGCACTTTCGGTCACCTTCGCCGGTGTGGATATCGGTGAGTTCATGCGGCTGCCGCTGGACCAGTTGGCGGATCTGCTGGGGCCCATCGCGCAGGGCGATTTCAGCGCGCACAGCCGCGGCGCGCGTACCAGCGGTAGCGCCACGAAACGCGATCGCACGCAGCGGGCTGCAAGCGGCCGCCCTGTCCATGCTGGAGCCCCCGACGTGCGGCTGACCTCGGCCCTGTCGGAAGAGAAGCGCTTGGCCGCGCAGCGGCTGGCAGGCGGGGTCATGACGCGTGTACACCAGCTGCGAGGCCTGGGCCTGGGATATCTCTCGCTGGATCGAGCCACGCCCACCCTGTCGGCCGGCGAACTGCAGCGTCTGCGGCTGGCCACGCAGCTCAGCTCGTTGTTGTTTGGCGTGCTGTACGTGCTTGATGAGCCCTCGGCCGGCCTGCACCCCGCCGACAGCCAGGCGCTGTACGACGCGCTGGACCGGTTGCGCGACGGCGGAAACTCGGTGTTCGTTGTCGAGCACGACCTGGAGCTGATGCGCCGCGCGCAGTGGCTGGTGGATGTTGGCCCGGAGGCGGGTGAGCACGGCGGGCGCGTTCTCTATAGTGGCGAGCCCGACGGCCTGCGCAAGGTCCAGGAATCGCGCACCGCCCGGTATCTGTTCGACCAGGTGCCTGCGGCCGCCAGCCGGCAGCGCAGCGCCAGCAACTGGCTGGAGCTGAAGGGCATCCACCGCCACAACCTGCAGGGCGTGGATGCGCAGGTGCCGCTGGGGTTGCTGACCGCAGTGACCGGCATTTCAGGATCGGGCAAATCCAGCCTGATGGCGCAGGCACTGCCCGAGCTGGTGCTGCTGCACCTGGGGCATGAGCCCGAGGACAACAGCGCCGAGAGTGCGCCCACCGACGCGCCGACCGTGATCGAAGCGACCCGAGGCCGGTTGGCCGGCAATGTGGATGCCATCCAGCGGGTAGTGCAGGTGGACCAGAAACCCATCGGCCGCACGCCACGCTCCAACCTGGCCACCTATACCGGGCTGTTCGACCACGTGCGCAAGCTGTTCGCCGCTACGCCCGCCGCGCGCCGTCGGCGTTTCGATGCCGGCCGTTTCTCGTTCAACGTGGCCAAGGGCCGATGCGAGACCTGCGAAGGCGAAGGTTTCGTCAGCGTCGAACTGCTGTTCATGCCCAGCGTCTATGCGCCGTGCCCCACCTGCCACGGCGCGCGTTACAACGAGGCCACGCTGGCCGTGCTGTGGAATGACCGCAACATCGCCGAGGTCCTGCAGATGACGGTTGAGCAGGCGCATGCGTTCTTCATCGAGGAGGAGGCCATTGCCCGTCCGCTGCAGTTGCTGCAGGAAATCGGCCTGGGGTACCTGCGACTGGGTCAGCCGGCCACGGAACTGTCAGGCGGTGAAGCACAACGCATCAAGCTGGCGACCGAGCTGCAGCGCAGCCAGCGTGGGCGCACGCTTTACGTGCTGGACGAACCCACCACCGGCCTGCATGCATCGGACGCGGACAGGCTGCTGGTGCAGCTGCAGCGGCTGGTGGACGCGGGCAATACGGTGGTGATGATTGAACATGACATGCGCGCGGTTATGCAGGCGGACTGGGTGATTGACGTCGGACCTGGCGCAGGCGCTGCGGGCGGCACCATCGTGGCGAAGGGAACGCCGCAGCAGGTAGCGCGCGCCAAGGGAAGCAGGACGGCGCCGTTCCTTGCGCGCGAGCTGAGGCAGGGTGGGTGA
- a CDS encoding NADPH:quinone reductase, which yields MRAAYYDRQGPADEVLYVAELPAPQPGPGEVRVRVHMSGLNPTDLKARTGFSAPMPFPRIIPHQDGAGVIDAVGDPEEVGRIGQRVWIYEAQYGRASGTAAAFVVVPAGHAVPLPDDVSFEVGASLGIPALTAHRCLFADGDINGRRVLVQGGAGVVGTAAILLAKWAGAWVAATVMNAEQAIIARAAGADLVLDRLNDDVASAINAHTRNAGVDRIVEVNVKANLDLDLACLASGGVISAYATAQATDELSLPLLRAMVHGCVLRFVYIYSVPQEAKNNAIRDITACLASGAYSPHVGLKVDLQKIAEAHQALEAGSVMGKVLIAI from the coding sequence ATGAGAGCTGCGTATTACGACCGCCAAGGCCCGGCTGATGAGGTGCTTTACGTTGCAGAGCTGCCCGCCCCACAACCGGGGCCGGGCGAAGTTCGGGTTCGGGTGCACATGTCGGGGCTCAACCCCACAGACCTCAAGGCCCGCACAGGATTCTCCGCGCCGATGCCCTTTCCACGGATCATTCCCCACCAGGACGGTGCCGGTGTCATCGATGCGGTCGGCGACCCGGAAGAGGTGGGCCGTATAGGCCAGCGCGTATGGATCTATGAGGCCCAGTACGGCAGGGCGAGCGGGACAGCTGCGGCGTTCGTGGTCGTGCCGGCTGGGCACGCCGTGCCGCTGCCCGACGATGTCTCCTTCGAGGTGGGTGCATCGCTGGGTATTCCGGCACTGACAGCCCATCGCTGCCTCTTCGCGGACGGCGACATCAACGGCCGAAGGGTGTTGGTGCAAGGCGGGGCAGGGGTGGTCGGCACCGCCGCCATCCTGCTGGCAAAGTGGGCGGGCGCCTGGGTCGCGGCCACGGTCATGAATGCCGAGCAGGCCATCATTGCCCGGGCGGCCGGAGCGGATCTGGTGCTGGACCGTCTCAATGACGATGTCGCCAGCGCGATCAACGCCCATACCCGCAACGCGGGCGTGGATCGCATCGTAGAGGTCAATGTGAAGGCAAATCTCGACCTTGATCTGGCATGTCTCGCCTCTGGCGGAGTCATCAGCGCCTATGCGACTGCGCAGGCAACCGATGAGCTTTCACTGCCACTGTTGCGTGCGATGGTGCACGGATGCGTGCTCCGCTTCGTGTACATCTATTCGGTCCCCCAGGAAGCGAAAAACAACGCGATCAGGGACATCACTGCGTGCCTTGCCAGTGGTGCCTATTCGCCCCATGTCGGCTTGAAGGTGGATCTGCAGAAGATCGCTGAAGCGCACCAGGCGCTTGAAGCCGGGTCTGTGATGGGGAAAGTTCTCATCGCCATCTGA
- a CDS encoding winged helix-turn-helix transcriptional regulator, with protein sequence MTVDIAGGKWKPLIVHYLLSGTKRFGELRKLIGGVTQRSLTLQLRELEASGIVRREVFAEVPPRVEYTLTPLGTTLAPTLEAMKVWGEHYLASKSG encoded by the coding sequence GTGACCGTCGACATCGCCGGCGGCAAGTGGAAGCCGTTGATCGTTCACTACCTGCTGAGCGGAACCAAACGGTTTGGGGAACTGCGAAAGCTGATCGGCGGCGTGACCCAGCGCTCGTTGACCTTGCAGCTGCGCGAGCTTGAGGCAAGCGGCATCGTGCGGCGCGAAGTGTTTGCAGAAGTTCCGCCGCGTGTTGAATACACGTTGACGCCGCTGGGCACCACGCTGGCGCCGACGCTGGAAGCAATGAAGGTGTGGGGAGAACACTATCTGGCCAGCAAGAGCGGCTAG
- a CDS encoding DUF3011 domain-containing protein: MVAHVRRRLIAPVLFCLAAFPLSAAAAVPFFNGSCPGGLDVHADAGGPVYVQGRETSLKRFNDNYYEARDSRSGVTLSISAAADGGVQLSYTGKGGANGVCQVDGPVTGETAQPHHRSHRDDGNLPSEVTCESRDKEQTSCDMDTSGDVRIQSQLSHARCVEGQTWGLSRHSVWVSGGCRAVFRNVSKAGRLSGASSDTLLGACNARKGDQGALVTKVPVGETSSELIIDYPDGRFLCMVTNEGQVLSQSAIRKR; this comes from the coding sequence ATGGTTGCACACGTTCGTAGACGCCTGATCGCCCCGGTACTTTTCTGTCTGGCTGCCTTCCCGCTCAGCGCAGCAGCCGCAGTTCCATTCTTCAATGGCAGTTGCCCAGGCGGCTTGGATGTACACGCCGATGCTGGCGGCCCGGTCTATGTTCAAGGCCGGGAAACGTCTCTCAAGCGCTTCAATGACAATTACTACGAAGCCCGCGATTCCCGCAGCGGCGTGACCCTGTCCATCAGTGCTGCGGCAGATGGCGGTGTCCAGCTTTCGTACACGGGCAAGGGCGGAGCCAACGGTGTCTGCCAGGTAGATGGCCCCGTCACTGGAGAGACAGCGCAGCCCCATCATCGCAGCCATCGGGACGATGGAAATCTCCCCTCCGAGGTGACCTGCGAATCCCGCGACAAGGAACAGACGTCGTGCGATATGGACACGTCCGGCGACGTGCGGATTCAAAGCCAGCTCAGCCACGCCCGCTGCGTCGAAGGCCAAACGTGGGGTTTGTCGCGGCACTCCGTTTGGGTGAGCGGCGGCTGCAGGGCGGTGTTCCGCAATGTCTCCAAGGCAGGACGGCTTTCCGGCGCCAGCAGCGATACCCTCCTGGGGGCCTGCAACGCACGCAAGGGCGATCAAGGTGCGCTGGTAACGAAGGTGCCGGTTGGGGAAACGTCCAGCGAGCTGATCATCGACTATCCAGACGGGCGTTTTCTCTGCATGGTGACCAACGAAGGCCAGGTTCTTAGCCAGTCGGCAATCAGGAAGCGCTGA